TGGGGTCGTGCCCGTGCGTAAAATCCGGAGAACGGCATGATCGATACACTGGCCGGCTCTCTGGGACTCAATAGCTACGATCCGGGCTTCTGGATGCCGCTGCTTTGCTTTACCGTATTTCTTGGCGTGTCCATCGCCGGAGCCGTCCTGGACGGCTTCGATCTGGGCGTGGGTATGCTGATGCCTTTTGCTACGCCGGAGCAGCGGGCCCGGATGTTCACGTTTCTTGGTCCATGGCGCGACATGAACGTCTTCTGGATTTTCTTCGGTTGTGCCATTCTGCTGTCGGCCTTTCCCAAAGCATGGGCCTATGTCAGCGGCGCCCTTTATTTACCCTTGATGCTGCTGGCTGCCGGTGCTCTGTTGCGCGGCGTGGCCTATGAGTTTCGGCTAAGAGCACTGGCGGGCGGTCGTTCCGTGTTTGCCGCCGCCTTTGCTGTGGGCTCACTGCTCACTGCTTTCGGGCAAGGATTGGTACTTGGTCGGCTTGCCGTCAATTTCGGTACCGAGCCCGGCAGCCAATTGTTTGCCGTATTCATTGCATTATGTACGGTGGCCACATTCATACTGCTGGGTGCCAGCTGGCTGTTGATGCGCGTCGAAGACGATCTGCAATTGCAGGCCCGCGGATGGGTGCGGCGGGCATCCCGTCTGACTGCGGCGGGTGTGGTGGCGGTCTCGGTGGCGCTGGGCATGGTTAACGGCGGGGTGTTTTTCAAGTGGACCGAAACGGCAAGGCTGCCGGTGGTACTGATCGGCTGGTTTGCCTTGCTTGCCATGTTCGTGCTGATCGAGCTGGTGGTGCGCAAGGTGCAGCGCGTGCGCATCCTTATCTGGCTGCCGTTCATTCTTACGGTGCTGATTGTGCTGAGCGTGATCGCCGGACTGGTGTACAGTATTTTCCCGTTTTTTGTATTGGATGAACTGACAATTTGGGAAAGTGTGACCAGCCTGGGAACCACCCGCGTGCTGGTCGTGGCCTTCGCGTTGTTCCTGGTGGTGTTGCCGCTGATCACGTTGTGGTATTACCGGGACATGCTGGGCAAGGAACGCAAGGCCAAAGATGTGTCGTTTATGAAGCGGGCGGACTAACCCGGGGCAGGGTGACCGTTACCAGCAGGCCGCCACTGTCGCTGCTGTCCAGTGTCAACTTGCCGTTATGCGCACTGACGATGGTTTCTGCCAGAGAGAGTCCCAGGCCGACGCTGCCGGTCATGGTCCGGGCTGAATCCAGGCGCGAAAACGCGCGCAGTGCTTCGGAGCGGCGCTCCGCCGGAATCCCGTCACCATGATCGGCGACAGAAAGCATTGCCTGGGTGTCAGTCAGCGTCAGGCTGACATCCACCGGGGGGCGACCATGCTTGAGGGCATTGCTGATCAAATTATCCAGAACGCGTCCCAAAGATAAAGTATCGGCGCTGACATAGGCTGTCGCGGCGGGCAGGGGACGCAGATGCACCGGGCTGCCTGCATCGTGCCAGGAAGCCACGCGCTCTTCAACCCAATTGCAGATATTGAAGGACTGGAACTTATAGGTGGCCAGGTCCGATCCCCGCACATAGCTGATGAACTGGTCAATCATGTCCTGCATTTCATGCACGTCGTTGCGCATGCCTTCCTTGAATGTCGTGTCATCTGTCAGTTCTACGCGCAGTCGCATGCGCGCCAACGGGCTCTTCAAGTCATGGGGCAGCCCAGCCAGCAGGGTCTGCTGGACGGCCTTGGATTCTTCCAGCGCATCCAGCATGGCGTTGAAGCGTTCGCCCAGTTGACGGGTTTCTGTCGGACCAGCTGGCGTGACGCGCTCCGGGCGACCTTGCGCCAGCTTATCTGCCGCCAGGGTAAGACGTGTTAGCGGGCGCGTGATATGCCAGGCGAACCCGGCAGCCAGAATCAACAGCAGGCCGGTCAGGCTGAGCCAGGCGATGGTAATCGCATGCATGTTGGGCGGCTGGATACGGTCCAGCGGAATGACCAGCCATTCGCGAATGAATTGCGTGCCATCATCGTCCGATTGCAGCGAAATGAACATGCGCGGTGTCGGTCCGCGCGTCAGACCGACCCGCGTGCCGTCATCCAGTTCCATATTGAGCCGCTTGACGATTTTCAGAATGTCGCCGCTGGGTTCCTGGGTAAGGCGCGATGGCCCTGGGGGCGGTTTCTGGGCAGCCTGGCGACGGGCGCGCTCCACCTCACGGGCGGCTTCTGGCACAGGTGGGGGGCAGGGGCAATAGGGTTTTCGAGTGTGCCACCGCGGCGACGCCGATTGGCATAGGGGTCGGCACGCGAAAGCAGGTACCAGCGCTTTTGGGATGCTTCGATAATGAAGTCGGCACGACGGTTTTCAGGAATCTGCGATACGGCTGAGCGTAGCGTGCGGATGGTGGTAGACAGGTAATTGACAACGATATCTTCCAGGAAACGTTCCTTGATATAGTTGCCGACTGTGAAGCTGCCAAGCTGCACCAGAATCACAGTGCCAAGAATGAAGAGGATCATCTGCAGCCGCAAGGAGCGCGGCCACAGCGAAGGTTTTATCATGCGTCAGGAGAGAATCGGTAACCAATGCCCCAGACAGTCTGAATCCAGCGCGGGTCTTTGGGATCGTCTTCGACGGCGCGACGCAGACGCAGAATGGCAATATCGATGGCGCGGTCATTGCGTTCGCCTTCGTCGTCATCGCGCGCCAGTGCGAGCAGACGTTCGCGGGACAGCGGTTTGCCGGAGTTCTTGACCAGGGCTTCGAGCAAATTGATTTCACCGCCGGTCAGCTTGACCTGGACATTGTCCTTGAACAGCTGACGCCGCGCCGGATCAAAGGTAAAGGGGCCGAAATGCACCGGTGTTTCCTTGACCAGCGCCGAGGCGCCTTTCTTACGTCGCAGCACGGTTTCAATACGTGCCAGCAGTTCGCGCGGGTCAAAGGGCTTGCCAAGATAGTCGTCGGCACCGGATTCGAGGCCGATAATGCGATCTGCCGTTTCGTCCTTGGCCGTGAGCAGAATGACCGGAATGTCTTCATTCTGGGCACGCAGCCTGCGGCAGGTTTCCACACCATCGCCGCCGGGCAGCATCCGGTCCAGTACGATCAGGTCCGGTGAAAATTTGGTGATACGCTGGGTAATATCGCTGGCGTCGGGTGCAAGCAGGGTATCGTAACCGTGACGGTTCAGATATTCCGCGAGAAGCTGGCGCAGGGCAGGATCGTCATCGACGACGAGAATTTTTGTCAGTTGCTTGTCCATAGTGCCTCATCTTGCCAAAGGGTGGAAAGGAGCGCAAGCGGTCGAAATACAATGAAATCAGAAAGATCGGCCGTTTGCGCAGTGCATTAGCGGCTGACCTGGAAAGTGCGTGTGGTTAAAACCTTTCCGGTTGCCACATCTGTGATTTTAACCGTAACCCGGCGAGCAGTCATGGTGGGAGGAATTTCCACTGTTCCGGCTGCCTGCTGGAAATCGGTTACGTCAAGCATGATCGGGTCAAGTTCCGCCGTGCCGGAACGACCATTACGGTAGCGGCCATTGACCGCAAACTCGATGGACGTCTTAAAGTCGGGATCCTGTTCATTTTTCTTCATGAGCAGCATGCTGTAGTCCAGCTTGCCCATCGGGCCGGTGAATTCGCCAACACGAATGCCAAGCGCACTGCCGTTTGGATCTGCCGGAATGACTTTTTTGATCAGCGCCAGATTAGTCGTCAGATCTTTGATCTGGCCCTGGGCCTTGTTCAGTGTTTCGGTCTGTGATTCCAGCTGCGACTGCAGAGCATTGCGTTGCTGCGTGACCGATTCCAGTTGTGATTGCAACTGCTGCCGATCAGTCGACAGTGAAGTGACTTCACTGGTCAGTTTATTGGATTCGTCCAGGCTCAGGCGCTTGGGGCCGTAGTTGGTTTGCAAAAACCAGTAGCCACCCGCGCCAATAATAACGCCGGTAAACAATATGCCTACCCATGGCGGCATGCGGCGGTGACGACGACGGCTGCTTGTTTCAAAAACAGAAGGCTTGAAGGTGGCTCTTTTAGAAGATCCAAACATGGGTGTTTCATCCGAATATCAACAGTAACGTATTGTACATTTTCCACTGACAATTTAGCGGGTGGTGCGCAGTTGCCCGTCAAGTTCGGCCAGACGTGCAGGTGTGCCGACATCGGTCCATTGGCCGGTGTAGTGGTATCCCTCGACCGAACGGGTTGCCATCGCCATGCGCAGCAGCGGCGCCAGCGGCGCCGGCTGTCCATTGTCGATATTGCGGAACAGGCTGGGGTGAAATACGCCTATGCCGGCGTAGGTCAGGGCAGCGTCGCCGTTCTGTCGGGGGTTTAGATAGCCTTGCGTATCCAGGCGGAAGTCACCTTCGGGGTGATGTTCGGGATTATCCACCATCAGAAGCCATGCCTGGGTCGGCGAATCGTGCAGCCTGTTGACCACGCTGACGGCCTGCATGGGGTTCCAGTCGCACCAGACATCGCCGTTGATGACCAGAAACGGTTGATCGCCCAGTAGCGGCAGGGCGTGGGCAATGCCGCCGGCGGTTTCCAGTGCGGTGGCCTCGCGAGAGTACTGGATCGCTACGTCAAACTGGCTGCCATCGCCCAGTGCGGCTTCCAGCCGCTCGCCCAGCCAGGCATGGTTGATGACGATATCGGTAATGCCCACGGCAGCCAGGCGTTCCAGGTGGTGGACAATCAACGGCTTGTCATTGACGGGCAGCAGGGGCTTGGGCAGGGAATCGGTCAGCGGGCGCATGCGCTCGCCGCGTCCTGCCGCAAGAATCATGGTTTGAATCAAAATGTATATCCTACTTTTGTTTCGATGTTGTCCAGGCGGTCCAGCAGACGCAGTAGCGGACGGAAGGCATTGTAGCGGGCGGCGACCTGACGTACGTAGGCGTTGACCCGGGGCATGTGCTGCTGGTAATGGGATTTGCCGTCGCGAATTGAGAGACGGGCGAAAACGCCCAGGATGCGTAAATTGCGCTGCAAGCCCATCCAT
Above is a window of Advenella kashmirensis WT001 DNA encoding:
- a CDS encoding cytochrome d ubiquinol oxidase subunit II, giving the protein MIDTLAGSLGLNSYDPGFWMPLLCFTVFLGVSIAGAVLDGFDLGVGMLMPFATPEQRARMFTFLGPWRDMNVFWIFFGCAILLSAFPKAWAYVSGALYLPLMLLAAGALLRGVAYEFRLRALAGGRSVFAAAFAVGSLLTAFGQGLVLGRLAVNFGTEPGSQLFAVFIALCTVATFILLGASWLLMRVEDDLQLQARGWVRRASRLTAAGVVAVSVALGMVNGGVFFKWTETARLPVVLIGWFALLAMFVLIELVVRKVQRVRILIWLPFILTVLIVLSVIAGLVYSIFPFFVLDELTIWESVTSLGTTRVLVVAFALFLVVLPLITLWYYRDMLGKERKAKDVSFMKRAD
- a CDS encoding sensor histidine kinase; the encoded protein is MPEAAREVERARRQAAQKPPPGPSRLTQEPSGDILKIVKRLNMELDDGTRVGLTRGPTPRMFISLQSDDDGTQFIREWLVIPLDRIQPPNMHAITIAWLSLTGLLLILAAGFAWHITRPLTRLTLAADKLAQGRPERVTPAGPTETRQLGERFNAMLDALEESKAVQQTLLAGLPHDLKSPLARMRLRVELTDDTTFKEGMRNDVHEMQDMIDQFISYVRGSDLATYKFQSFNICNWVEERVASWHDAGSPVHLRPLPAATAYVSADTLSLGRVLDNLISNALKHGRPPVDVSLTLTDTQAMLSVADHGDGIPAERRSEALRAFSRLDSARTMTGSVGLGLSLAETIVSAHNGKLTLDSSDSGGLLVTVTLPRVSPPAS
- a CDS encoding response regulator yields the protein MDKQLTKILVVDDDPALRQLLAEYLNRHGYDTLLAPDASDITQRITKFSPDLIVLDRMLPGGDGVETCRRLRAQNEDIPVILLTAKDETADRIIGLESGADDYLGKPFDPRELLARIETVLRRKKGASALVKETPVHFGPFTFDPARRQLFKDNVQVKLTGGEINLLEALVKNSGKPLSRERLLALARDDDEGERNDRAIDIAILRLRRAVEDDPKDPRWIQTVWGIGYRFSPDA
- the murU gene encoding N-acetylmuramate alpha-1-phosphate uridylyltransferase MurU, which encodes MQTMILAAGRGERMRPLTDSLPKPLLPVNDKPLIVHHLERLAAVGITDIVINHAWLGERLEAALGDGSQFDVAIQYSREATALETAGGIAHALPLLGDQPFLVINGDVWCDWNPMQAVSVVNRLHDSPTQAWLLMVDNPEHHPEGDFRLDTQGYLNPRQNGDAALTYAGIGVFHPSLFRNIDNGQPAPLAPLLRMAMATRSVEGYHYTGQWTDVGTPARLAELDGQLRTTR